The following are encoded together in the Serratia sp. UGAL515B_01 genome:
- the mltA gene encoding murein transglycosylase A: protein MKGRWVKYLLSGAVIAVLAGCSSKPTDLGQQYKDGHLDQPLEWVNQPNARGVPVNGKDYSDQLMEIKSASPSLFNRNNNTYQAVQNWMASGADTRQLSQFGLSAYQMEGVDNYGNVQFTGYYTPVVQARRTQQGEFRYPLYRMPAKGKRRLPERASIYAGALDSRYIIAYSNSLMDNFMMEVQGSGYVDYGNGQPPVFFGYGGKNGHAYRSIGKVLIDRGEVAKEDMSMQAIRHWADTHSEAEVRQLLEQNPSFVFFRPESSMAPVKGASAVPLIAKASVASDRSLIPAGTTLLAEVPLLDNKGKFTGKYEMRLMVALDVGGAIKGQHFDMYQGIGPEAGHSAGYYNHYGRVWVLKGANGEAPMFSTYQPKSSSGGSQLVTR from the coding sequence ATGAAAGGACGTTGGGTTAAATACTTGCTGAGTGGGGCTGTGATTGCTGTACTGGCTGGGTGCTCATCGAAACCGACCGATCTGGGGCAACAGTATAAAGATGGCCATCTGGATCAACCACTAGAGTGGGTTAATCAGCCCAATGCGCGTGGGGTACCGGTCAACGGTAAGGATTACTCTGATCAGTTGATGGAGATTAAGTCTGCTTCCCCATCGTTATTTAACCGCAATAATAATACTTATCAGGCGGTACAAAACTGGATGGCTTCAGGCGCAGACACCCGCCAACTGAGTCAGTTCGGCCTCAGTGCTTACCAGATGGAGGGCGTGGATAATTACGGAAACGTGCAGTTCACGGGATATTATACTCCTGTGGTGCAGGCGCGTCGCACCCAGCAAGGTGAATTCCGTTATCCCCTGTATAGAATGCCGGCCAAAGGTAAACGGCGTTTGCCGGAGCGTGCAAGTATCTACGCTGGGGCGCTCGATAGCCGTTACATTATTGCTTACAGCAATTCCCTCATGGATAACTTTATGATGGAAGTGCAGGGTAGCGGTTATGTTGATTATGGTAATGGACAACCGCCTGTGTTCTTCGGTTATGGTGGTAAGAATGGCCACGCTTATCGCAGTATTGGTAAGGTGCTGATTGATCGTGGTGAAGTGGCCAAAGAAGATATGTCTATGCAGGCCATTCGTCATTGGGCAGATACCCATAGCGAAGCCGAGGTCCGCCAACTGTTGGAACAGAATCCGTCGTTTGTATTCTTCCGCCCAGAATCCTCAATGGCCCCGGTCAAAGGAGCCAGCGCGGTTCCATTGATTGCAAAAGCTTCTGTGGCTTCCGATCGCTCCTTGATACCCGCAGGTACGACGTTGTTAGCCGAAGTGCCGCTACTAGACAATAAGGGTAAATTCACGGGAAAATATGAAATGCGCCTGATGGTCGCTTTGGATGTCGGCGGTGCGATCAAAGGCCAACACTTTGACATGTACCAAGGAATTGGGCCTGAAGCGGGTCACTCTGCAGGTTATTACAATCACTATGGTCGGGTATGGGTGCTGAAAGGGGCCAACGGTGAAGCACCAATGTTTAGTACTTACCAACCAAAATCTTCTTCTGGTGGTTCGCAACTGGTCACTCGTTGA
- the amiC gene encoding N-acetylmuramoyl-L-alanine amidase AmiC, with protein sequence MSNADHNLGRRRFLQGVAATWLLSVSRVGFAAASHVIAVRVWPSSTYTRVTLESNVPLKYKQFALTNPDRIVVDVEGVQLNSVLKGIAGKVRKEDPYLKQARVGQFDKNTVRLVLELKQAVSPNMFTLKPVSEYRNRLVVDLYPANRQSGEDYDPLLALLEDYNQGELERSLPSEVPQAGKAGRDRPIVIMLDPGHGGEDPGAIGKNKTREKDIVLQIARRLSALIKREPNMKVFMTRNEDVFIPLKVRVAKARKQRADLFVSIHADAFTSRSARGSSVFALSTKGATSNAAKFLAQTQNAADEIGGVSRSGDRYLDHTMFDLLQTATINDSLKFGKEVLSRMGKINRLHKNLVDQAGFAVLKAPDIPSILVETAFISNIEEERKLRTSHFQQQVAESILAGIKAYFANGGAQARR encoded by the coding sequence ATGTCTAACGCCGATCACAATCTGGGGCGCCGCCGGTTTTTGCAAGGGGTAGCCGCAACCTGGTTGCTAAGTGTGAGCCGCGTCGGGTTCGCTGCGGCTTCCCATGTGATTGCCGTACGCGTTTGGCCCTCTTCAACCTATACCCGGGTAACGCTGGAATCCAATGTTCCACTCAAATACAAACAGTTTGCTCTGACTAATCCAGACCGCATTGTCGTCGATGTGGAAGGCGTTCAGCTCAACAGTGTGCTCAAAGGAATTGCCGGGAAGGTTCGTAAGGAAGACCCTTATCTGAAACAGGCTCGAGTCGGCCAGTTTGATAAAAATACCGTTAGGTTGGTACTGGAACTCAAGCAAGCGGTGAGTCCGAATATGTTTACCCTGAAGCCGGTTTCTGAATATCGCAACCGTTTGGTGGTGGATCTTTATCCTGCTAATAGGCAATCCGGTGAAGACTATGATCCATTATTGGCGTTATTAGAGGATTATAACCAAGGCGAGCTGGAGCGTTCGTTACCATCTGAAGTACCGCAGGCAGGTAAAGCGGGGCGCGATCGACCTATCGTTATCATGCTTGATCCTGGGCATGGAGGTGAAGACCCTGGCGCTATCGGTAAAAATAAAACGCGAGAAAAAGATATCGTATTGCAGATTGCTCGTCGTCTAAGCGCGCTCATAAAGCGTGAGCCAAACATGAAAGTCTTTATGACGCGTAATGAAGATGTGTTTATCCCGCTTAAAGTTCGTGTTGCCAAAGCGCGTAAGCAGCGGGCTGATTTGTTTGTCTCGATCCACGCTGATGCCTTTACCAGCCGTTCGGCAAGGGGCTCTTCTGTCTTTGCTCTGTCAACCAAGGGGGCAACCAGCAATGCTGCCAAGTTTCTGGCTCAGACCCAAAATGCTGCTGATGAAATTGGTGGGGTTAGCAGAAGTGGCGATCGCTATCTTGATCACACCATGTTTGATCTGCTTCAGACAGCAACAATTAATGACAGTCTGAAGTTTGGTAAGGAAGTGCTGAGCAGAATGGGTAAAATAAACCGTTTGCACAAAAATCTTGTCGATCAGGCAGGTTTTGCAGTGTTAAAGGCACCAGATATCCCATCAATTCTGGTAGAAACCGCATTTATTAGCAATATTGAAGAAGAACGAAAGCTGCGAACCAGCCATTTCCAGCAGCAGGTAGCCGAATCAATTCTAGCAGGGATTAAAGCCTATTTTGCCAATGGTGGAGCACAGGCACGTAGGTAA
- the csdE gene encoding cysteine desulfurase sulfur acceptor subunit CsdE, with protein MKSEENVLVPHLFGKEICATELIEKFSALKLWEERYRQLIMLAKQLPPLPDELKQAEIELKGCENRVWLGHQLLADGSLHFYGDSEGRIVRGLLTILLTAVEGKTPQQLLASDPLVLFDQLALRAQLSATRANGLTALADRINAIAAHYA; from the coding sequence ATGAAAAGCGAAGAAAACGTACTGGTCCCCCACCTTTTCGGCAAAGAGATCTGCGCCACTGAATTGATCGAAAAATTTAGCGCGTTAAAACTGTGGGAAGAGCGCTACCGCCAGTTGATCATGTTGGCAAAACAGTTACCACCGCTACCAGACGAACTAAAACAGGCGGAGATAGAATTGAAAGGGTGCGAAAATCGTGTCTGGCTGGGGCACCAACTGCTGGCAGATGGTTCACTACATTTCTATGGTGATAGCGAGGGCCGAATTGTACGCGGCCTGCTGACGATCTTACTCACCGCAGTGGAAGGCAAAACGCCACAACAGCTATTAGCCAGCGATCCATTAGTGCTGTTTGACCAATTGGCGCTTCGTGCCCAGCTCAGTGCTACCCGAGCCAACGGTCTAACTGCGCTGGCTGACAGGATCAACGCTATCGCAGCTCACTATGCTTGA
- the csdA gene encoding cysteine desulfurase CsdA, whose protein sequence is MKPFNPIFFRSQFPALEQEGVYLDSASTTLKPQAVIDATQQFYSANAATVHRSQHRAAQELTHRFEQARQQVATLINAPSSDDIVWVRGTTEAINLVAQSYARPRLQPGDQIVVSEAEHHANLIPWLMVAEQTGAQVVKLPLGEDRLPDLTQLPHLLNKKTRILALGQMSNVTGGCPDLSLAINWAHSVNAVVMIDGAQGIVHCPADVQRLDIDFYAFSGHKLYGPTGIGALYGKTALLAEMGPWQGGGKMLTQASFNGFTAQKPPHCFEAGTPNIAGVIGLSAALSWLDTQDKIAAENHSRKLAQNAEQQLLQLPGSRSFRCSDSSLLAFDIAGIHHSDIVTLLAEQNIAVRAGQHCAQPLMKALGVSGTLRASFAPYNTQQDVDALIQALENAITLLAE, encoded by the coding sequence ATGAAGCCTTTTAACCCCATCTTTTTTCGCAGCCAGTTTCCAGCTCTTGAACAAGAGGGAGTTTATCTGGACAGTGCATCCACCACGCTAAAACCACAAGCAGTGATTGACGCCACACAACAATTTTACAGCGCCAATGCCGCTACGGTGCATCGTAGTCAGCATCGTGCAGCACAGGAACTGACCCACCGTTTTGAACAGGCCCGCCAGCAGGTCGCCACGTTGATTAATGCTCCCAGCTCGGATGATATCGTTTGGGTGCGAGGTACCACGGAAGCCATCAATCTTGTCGCACAAAGCTATGCCCGCCCCCGTTTGCAGCCCGGCGATCAGATCGTGGTCAGCGAAGCCGAACATCATGCCAACCTGATCCCCTGGCTAATGGTGGCAGAACAGACCGGTGCCCAGGTGGTTAAACTACCTTTGGGTGAAGACCGCTTGCCGGATTTGACTCAGTTACCGCACCTGCTCAACAAAAAAACCCGCATTCTAGCCCTTGGCCAAATGTCGAACGTTACAGGGGGCTGCCCCGATCTGTCTCTGGCGATTAACTGGGCACATTCGGTTAACGCAGTGGTAATGATCGACGGAGCACAGGGAATTGTGCATTGCCCAGCCGACGTCCAACGGCTCGATATTGATTTCTATGCTTTCTCTGGGCATAAATTATATGGGCCGACCGGAATTGGCGCATTGTATGGTAAGACTGCGCTCTTGGCTGAAATGGGGCCTTGGCAAGGTGGCGGTAAAATGCTGACTCAGGCCTCATTTAACGGTTTTACGGCACAAAAGCCCCCACACTGTTTTGAAGCAGGCACGCCTAATATTGCTGGCGTAATTGGGCTTTCTGCCGCACTGAGCTGGTTAGATACTCAAGATAAGATCGCTGCCGAAAACCACAGCCGCAAGTTGGCACAAAACGCCGAGCAACAACTATTACAGTTACCTGGTTCCCGAAGTTTCCGCTGTTCCGACTCTAGCCTGCTGGCGTTTGATATTGCCGGGATCCACCATAGCGATATCGTCACATTGTTAGCAGAACAAAACATCGCTGTGCGCGCTGGCCAACACTGTGCACAACCCTTGATGAAAGCCTTAGGTGTTAGTGGAACGCTGCGCGCTTCATTTGCACCTTACAATACACAACAAGATGTCGATGCCTTGATACAGGCGCTGGAGAATGCCATCACACTGCTGGCAGAATGA
- a CDS encoding transcriptional regulator GcvA: MSKRLPPLNALRVFDAAARHLSFTKAADELFVTQAAVSHQIKSLEDFLGLKLFRRRNRSLLLTEEGQSYYLDIKEIFTSINEATRKLQARSAKGALTVSLPPSFAIQWLVPRLSGFNSAYPGIDVRIQAIDREEDKLADDVDVAIFYGRGNWPGVRAERLYAEYLLPVCSPSLLTGDHALKVPGDLAYHTLLHDTSRRDWLAYTRQLGLQNINVQQGPIFSHSAMVVQAAVHGQGIALVNNVMAQTEMEAGRLVCPFNDVLVSKNAFYLVCHDSQAELGKIAAFRQWILARAASEQEKFRFRYEQ, from the coding sequence ATGTCCAAACGTTTACCACCACTTAACGCGCTGCGAGTTTTTGATGCGGCTGCACGTCATTTGAGTTTTACCAAAGCGGCAGATGAATTGTTTGTTACTCAGGCTGCGGTCAGCCACCAGATTAAGTCACTGGAGGATTTCCTTGGGTTGAAACTGTTCCGGCGGCGCAATCGTTCGCTGCTGTTGACAGAAGAAGGGCAAAGCTATTATCTCGATATCAAAGAGATTTTTACTTCAATCAATGAGGCTACGCGAAAACTTCAGGCGCGTAGTGCCAAAGGGGCACTGACGGTCAGCTTACCACCCAGCTTCGCTATTCAGTGGTTGGTGCCACGCCTTTCAGGTTTTAACTCAGCTTATCCAGGAATTGATGTTCGTATACAGGCCATTGATCGTGAAGAGGATAAACTGGCGGATGATGTGGACGTAGCTATCTTTTATGGGCGTGGCAACTGGCCTGGGGTACGAGCTGAACGCCTGTATGCCGAATATCTGCTGCCTGTTTGTTCGCCAAGCCTGTTGACTGGCGATCATGCTCTAAAAGTGCCGGGCGATCTGGCTTATCATACGCTGTTACACGATACTTCACGCCGAGATTGGTTGGCTTACACGCGCCAATTAGGATTACAAAATATCAATGTGCAACAAGGACCTATCTTTAGTCATAGCGCCATGGTGGTTCAGGCTGCAGTGCATGGTCAGGGAATTGCTTTGGTTAATAACGTAATGGCGCAAACCGAGATGGAAGCCGGTCGGTTGGTGTGCCCTTTCAACGATGTGCTGGTGAGCAAAAATGCTTTTTATCTAGTATGCCATGACAGCCAGGCAGAACTGGGTAAAATAGCCGCTTTTCGGCAATGGATCCTGGCGCGTGCAGCCAGTGAACAGGAAAAATTTCGTTTTCGCTATGAACAATAA
- the recD gene encoding exodeoxyribonuclease V subunit alpha, with the protein MIDILEQALALGILRPLDVQFAQVAASNEQPEILLAAACLSAEARAGHVCLLLEQLLPENLFQGRYPELAMAAWQACGQLDLAGWQRRLMASPAVSDGSMATPLVLWQQRLYLQRMWQSEGEIADFISSGSVPHMIDEVQLRSILDQLFGEAVGETDWQKIAAAVAATRRIAVISGGPGTGKTTTVAKLLAALVQLGEGERLRIQLAAPTGKAAARLTESLGTASRQLPLTPEQRALFPTEASTLHRLLGAQPNSQRMRHHRGNPLHLDVLVVDEASMVDLPMMARLIAALPAKARVIFLGDRDQLASVEAGAVLGDICRFSEQGYSEVRAAQLARLTGYSLHGQAVAAGTAVRDSLCLLRKSYRFDVTSGIGQLALAVNAGDGKCAMAVLKERYEDVSWYPLAETEDYQQLLEACVEGYRDYLAKVIEGADAVTVLAAFGRFQVLCALREGPFGVAGLNERIENALQRAALIRRNPGPAGRWYLGRPVMIGRNDSALGLFNGDIGIALPDEGGDLRVYFQLPDGSIKSVQPSRLPAHETALAMTVHKSQGSEFEHTALVLPNQFLAALTRELVYTAITRARKRLSLYATEKVLISAIRTPTQRRSGLAERLQVS; encoded by the coding sequence ATGATTGATATTTTGGAGCAGGCACTGGCGCTGGGGATACTACGTCCATTAGATGTGCAGTTTGCTCAAGTGGCCGCAAGTAATGAACAGCCTGAAATCCTGTTGGCAGCTGCTTGTCTAAGTGCGGAGGCGAGGGCAGGTCATGTTTGTCTGCTGCTCGAACAGTTATTGCCGGAAAACCTGTTTCAGGGGCGTTATCCCGAGTTGGCAATGGCCGCATGGCAAGCTTGTGGGCAACTGGATCTTGCTGGTTGGCAGCGGCGTCTGATGGCAAGCCCTGCCGTGAGCGATGGCAGTATGGCAACACCGCTGGTACTGTGGCAGCAACGGTTATATTTACAACGGATGTGGCAGAGTGAGGGTGAAATTGCCGATTTCATCAGCAGCGGCAGCGTTCCCCACATGATTGACGAAGTGCAACTGCGTTCCATCCTCGACCAGCTTTTTGGTGAAGCGGTTGGTGAGACGGATTGGCAAAAAATTGCTGCTGCGGTTGCGGCAACTCGCCGTATCGCGGTGATCTCCGGTGGCCCCGGTACTGGTAAAACTACCACCGTGGCTAAACTGCTGGCAGCCTTAGTGCAGTTGGGGGAAGGAGAGCGCTTACGTATCCAGCTTGCAGCACCTACTGGCAAAGCAGCGGCACGCTTGACCGAGTCTCTGGGTACTGCCAGCCGCCAATTACCGTTAACGCCAGAGCAACGAGCACTGTTCCCCACCGAAGCCTCAACCTTGCACCGTTTGCTCGGTGCGCAGCCCAATAGCCAACGTATGCGCCACCACCGGGGTAATCCGTTACATTTGGATGTGCTGGTGGTCGATGAGGCTTCAATGGTGGATTTACCCATGATGGCACGTTTGATTGCCGCCTTACCGGCCAAGGCGCGGGTCATTTTTCTGGGCGATCGCGATCAGTTGGCTTCGGTGGAGGCAGGGGCTGTGTTGGGTGATATCTGCCGTTTTTCTGAACAAGGGTATAGTGAGGTGCGTGCGGCGCAACTGGCTCGTTTGACCGGTTACTCATTGCATGGGCAGGCGGTTGCAGCTGGTACAGCCGTGCGCGATAGCCTCTGCTTATTACGCAAAAGCTACCGGTTTGATGTGACCTCTGGAATTGGTCAATTGGCTTTGGCTGTTAATGCTGGTGACGGTAAATGCGCTATGGCGGTCTTGAAAGAGCGTTATGAGGATGTATCCTGGTATCCATTGGCTGAGACCGAAGATTACCAACAGCTGTTGGAAGCTTGTGTTGAAGGTTATCGTGACTATCTCGCTAAGGTCATTGAAGGTGCTGATGCGGTTACTGTACTGGCTGCATTCGGTCGTTTTCAAGTGCTATGTGCCCTGCGTGAAGGGCCATTTGGTGTTGCCGGGTTGAACGAGCGTATTGAAAATGCTTTACAGCGCGCAGCGTTGATCCGGCGTAACCCCGGCCCAGCCGGGCGCTGGTATTTAGGTCGCCCGGTCATGATTGGGCGCAACGACAGTGCGTTAGGATTGTTTAACGGCGACATTGGCATAGCTTTGCCAGACGAGGGGGGCGATCTGCGAGTGTATTTCCAATTACCTGATGGCAGCATTAAATCGGTGCAGCCTAGCCGTTTGCCAGCGCATGAAACCGCCTTGGCGATGACGGTACATAAATCTCAAGGCTCAGAATTTGAGCACACGGCGTTGGTGTTACCTAATCAGTTTCTCGCGGCGCTGACTCGTGAACTGGTTTATACCGCTATCACTCGGGCGCGCAAACGACTTTCACTTTACGCTACAGAGAAAGTGTTAATCAGCGCTATTCGTACCCCTACCCAGCGCCGCAGCGGGCTGGCAGAGCGTTTGCAGGTTAGTTGA
- the argA gene encoding amino-acid N-acetyltransferase, with protein sequence MKERSTELVQGFRHSVPYINAHRGKTFVVMLGGEAIEHENFSNIVNDIGLLHSLGIRLVVVYGARPQIDNNIALHKYQPIYHKHTRVTDAATLELVKQAAGLLQLDITARLSMSLNNTPLQGAHINVVSGNFIIAQPLGVDEGIDYCHSGRIRRIDEEAIHRQLDSNAIVLIGPVAVSVTGESFNLTSEEVATQLAIKLKAEKMIGFCSSQGVTDEEGNIIPEMFPNDAQKRIDQLEESGDYYSGTVRFLRGAVKACRSGVRRSHLLSYQKDGSLVQELFSRDGIGTQIVMESAEQVRRATINDIGGILELISPLEQQGILVRRSREQLEMEIDKFTIIERDNLTIACAALYPFPEEKIGEMACVAVHPDYRSSSRGEMLLQRVESQARQMGLQKLFVLTTSSIHWFQERGFSPAEVEVLPMKKQALYNYQRRSKILLADL encoded by the coding sequence GTGAAGGAGCGTAGTACAGAGCTGGTCCAAGGATTCCGTCACTCAGTTCCCTATATCAATGCCCACCGTGGCAAGACATTTGTCGTCATGTTGGGTGGTGAAGCCATCGAGCATGAGAATTTTTCCAACATCGTCAACGATATCGGGTTGTTACACAGCCTGGGTATCCGTTTAGTGGTGGTATACGGTGCAAGGCCACAGATTGATAACAACATTGCACTGCATAAGTACCAGCCAATTTACCATAAGCATACTCGTGTCACCGACGCCGCCACCTTGGAGCTAGTCAAACAGGCTGCTGGGCTGTTACAGCTGGATATTACCGCACGGCTGTCAATGAGTCTGAACAATACCCCGTTGCAAGGTGCTCATATCAACGTGGTTAGCGGCAACTTTATTATTGCTCAACCATTGGGTGTAGATGAAGGCATCGATTATTGCCACAGCGGCCGTATCCGTCGCATCGATGAAGAAGCGATCCATCGTCAGTTAGACAGCAATGCCATCGTGCTGATTGGCCCGGTGGCCGTATCGGTCACTGGTGAAAGTTTTAACCTAACTTCGGAAGAGGTTGCTACCCAATTGGCGATCAAACTGAAAGCAGAGAAGATGATTGGTTTTTGCTCATCACAAGGGGTCACTGACGAGGAAGGCAATATCATTCCCGAAATGTTCCCCAACGACGCACAAAAACGAATCGATCAACTGGAAGAGTCTGGCGACTACTATTCCGGTACAGTGAGATTTCTACGTGGGGCAGTAAAAGCGTGCCGCAGCGGGGTGCGCCGCAGCCACCTGCTCAGCTACCAGAAAGATGGCTCTTTAGTACAAGAGCTATTCTCGCGTGATGGTATCGGTACTCAGATCGTTATGGAAAGCGCCGAGCAGGTTCGCCGCGCGACGATCAACGATATCGGTGGGATACTCGAGTTAATCAGTCCCCTCGAGCAACAAGGTATTTTGGTACGCCGCTCGCGCGAACAACTGGAAATGGAAATCGACAAGTTCACGATTATCGAGCGCGATAACCTGACCATTGCCTGTGCAGCACTCTACCCGTTCCCGGAAGAGAAGATTGGCGAGATGGCCTGTGTGGCTGTTCACCCTGATTACCGCAGTTCATCGCGCGGAGAAATGCTATTGCAGCGCGTAGAAAGCCAAGCTCGCCAAATGGGGCTGCAGAAACTGTTCGTATTGACGACCAGTAGCATTCACTGGTTTCAAGAGCGAGGTTTTTCACCTGCAGAAGTCGAAGTGCTACCGATGAAAAAACAGGCACTGTACAACTACCAACGCCGTTCAAAAATTCTGTTGGCAGATTTGTAG
- the tcdA gene encoding tRNA cyclic N6-threonylcarbamoyladenosine(37) synthase TcdA yields MSTPYSEAYLQRFGGTARLYGQSALALFAQAHVCVIGIGGVGSWAAEALARTGIGAITLIDMDDVCVTNTNRQIHALRQHVGQSKTEVMAERILAINPECRVTCIDDFITPDNVAELLDGSFSYVIDAIDSVRPKAALLAYCRRFKIPVVTTGGAGGQIDPTRIEVADLAKTIQDPLAAKLRERLKNEFNVVRNSKGKLGIDCVFSSEPLVYPQPDGSVCASRNTAEGPKRMDCSAGFGAAAMVTATFGFVAVSHALKKMLAKAARQA; encoded by the coding sequence ATGAGTACGCCCTATTCAGAGGCTTATTTACAGCGTTTCGGTGGTACGGCACGTTTGTACGGACAATCTGCACTAGCTCTGTTTGCTCAAGCACACGTTTGTGTGATCGGTATTGGCGGAGTGGGCTCGTGGGCAGCTGAGGCGCTGGCAAGAACCGGTATAGGCGCTATTACACTGATCGACATGGATGACGTTTGTGTCACCAATACCAACCGTCAGATCCACGCATTACGCCAGCATGTCGGCCAGTCTAAAACCGAGGTGATGGCTGAGCGGATCTTAGCGATAAATCCAGAATGCCGCGTGACCTGCATTGATGATTTTATTACCCCAGACAATGTGGCTGAATTACTCGATGGTAGCTTCAGTTATGTCATTGATGCCATCGATAGCGTACGGCCAAAAGCCGCGTTGCTGGCGTATTGCCGCCGTTTCAAAATCCCGGTAGTGACAACCGGTGGAGCAGGAGGCCAGATCGACCCGACACGTATTGAAGTTGCTGATTTGGCGAAAACCATTCAAGACCCACTGGCTGCCAAGCTGCGTGAAAGATTGAAAAATGAGTTTAACGTAGTGAGAAACAGCAAAGGCAAATTGGGGATCGATTGCGTTTTTTCCAGTGAGCCCTTGGTCTATCCTCAGCCTGATGGCTCAGTCTGCGCATCCCGTAACACGGCTGAAGGCCCCAAAAGAATGGACTGTAGTGCCGGTTTTGGCGCTGCAGCCATGGTCACTGCCACCTTTGGTTTTGTTGCCGTTTCCCATGCGCTGAAGAAGATGCTGGCAAAAGCTGCGCGTCAAGCATAG
- a CDS encoding DUF423 domain-containing protein, with amino-acid sequence MGTRSMLVFAAISGFIFVALGAFGAHVFAGALGPNEMSWLRTGLDYQGFHTLAIFALAVAMQRRINLWFYWSGALLALGTVLFSGSLYCLALSHLKFWAYITPVGGTCFLVGWVLMLIGALRLRKKAEGHE; translated from the coding sequence ATGGGTACTCGTTCTATGCTGGTCTTTGCCGCTATCAGCGGTTTTATATTTGTTGCTCTTGGGGCGTTTGGCGCTCACGTTTTTGCCGGTGCCCTTGGGCCGAATGAAATGTCCTGGCTCCGAACCGGGCTTGATTACCAGGGGTTCCACACTCTGGCGATCTTTGCCTTGGCCGTTGCGATGCAGCGTCGGATCAACCTCTGGTTCTACTGGAGTGGAGCGTTGTTGGCACTCGGCACGGTTTTATTTAGCGGCAGTCTGTATTGTCTGGCGCTGTCACACCTGAAGTTCTGGGCCTACATCACGCCTGTTGGCGGCACGTGTTTCCTGGTCGGTTGGGTATTGATGTTGATTGGCGCTTTGCGTCTGAGGAAAAAGGCCGAGGGCCATGAATAA